Proteins encoded within one genomic window of Agelaius phoeniceus isolate bAgePho1 chromosome 9, bAgePho1.hap1, whole genome shotgun sequence:
- the TLX1 gene encoding T-cell leukemia homeobox protein 1, producing the protein MEHLGAHHLHQGQAEPISFGIDQILNTSEPGSCMVSHPRLQDSADYGLGCIVGSAYNTVTGGYGASGGAAGAYTGTSCSMGGLPGSYNVNMAVSMNGNTLSSAGGVIRVPAHRPVAGGVHQPLSAAVPAVNGMNSLTGLTFPWMESNRRYTKDRFTGHPYQNRTPPKKKKPRTSFTRLQICELEKRFHRQKYLASAERAALAKALKMTDAQVKTWFQNRRTKWRRQTAEEREAERQQANRILMQLQQEAFQKTINQPIQADPICVHNSSLFALQNLQPWSDDSTKITSVTTVASACE; encoded by the exons ATGGAGCACCTCGGGGCTCACCACCTGCACCAAGGGCAAGCCGAGCCCATCAGCTTCGGCATCGACCAGATCCTCAACACGTCGGAGCCGGGCAGCTGCATGGTGTCGCACCCGCGGCTGCAGGACTCGGCGGACTACGGGCTGGGCTGCATCGTGGGCAGCGCCTATAACACGGTCACGGGTGGCTACGGAGCGagcggcggcgcggccggcgCCTACACCGGCACCTCCTGCAGCATGGGCGGCCTGCCCGGCTCCTACAACGTGAACATGGCGGTGAGCATGAACGGCAACACCTTGAGCTCGGCCGGCGGCGTGATCCGCGTCCCGGCCCATCGCCCCGTGGCCGGCGGCGTCCACCAGCCCCTCTCAGCCGCCGTGCCGGCGGTGAACGGCATGAACAGCCTCACGGGGCTCACCTTCCCCTGGATGGAGAGCAACAGGCGGTACACAAAAGACAGGTTCACAG GTCACCCCTACCAGAACCGCACGCCccccaagaagaagaagccGCGCACCTCCTTCACCCGGCTGCAGATTTGCGAGCTGGAGAAGCGCTTCCACCGGCAGAAATACCTGGCCTCGGCCGAGCGCGCTGCCCTGGCCAAGGCCCTCAAGATGACGGACGCCCAGGTGAAGACCTGGTTCCAGAACCGGCGCACCAAGTGGAG GAGACAGACAGCGGAGGAGCGGGAGGCTGAGCGGCAGCAAGCAAACCGCATCCtcatgcagctgcagcaggaagccTTCCAAAAAACCATCAACCAGCCCATCCAAGCTGACCCCATCTGTGTCCACAACTCCTCTCTCTTCGCCCTTCAGAATCTCCAGCCTTGGTCTGATGACTCCACCAAGATCACCAGTGTCACCACGGTCGCCTCTGCTTGTGAATAA